The following nucleotide sequence is from Mesobacillus jeotgali.
TGTGTACTCCCTGATGCACGGAAGTCAAATAGCCGGGGAAATGCCATGAAAAATATAAGACCCGAAATGGAGGTCAAAAATAAAAATGGGTAATGAATGATCTTTTTCATACTTTCTCCTTTGGGAAATTTTTCTTTTAACTTTGACGTAGCTAAGGTATGAAAGGTTGCAAAATTTTAGAAATAATTTATTAATAATTTTGTGATAATTGAAAAAATAATGTAATATAGAATATAATAAACCGACTGGATAGTTTATTTAAATGTGAAGGCAGCCAAGACGATTCAACAGGAAGCCGACTTTTTTATAAAATCAATCCATTTGGTAAAACGCATGAAAAAGGGGGAAATGGCATGGAACAAAAGGTAGTGAACCAATCCATCATGTCTGCGCTCGAAAAGTTCAACGAATTAGATGAAAAGATCTCACATTTTAATAGTATTTTAGGTTTGTTAAGCTGGGACCAAAAAGTGATTTCACCAAAAAAAGGACGTTCCATATTTGCAAATGCGAACGGAACACTTAGAACGGAAGCGTTCAAGCTGACTGTTTCTGAGGAAATGGGGGAGCTGCTTAGCACACTCACTACACCGGAAGCAGAGGAGCAACTAGAGGAAGCCTCAAAAGCCAAGGTTCGTGAACGGCTGAAATTTTACAACCGTTCAAAGAGTATACCGGCTGAAATGATTAAAGATTTCTCAGTGCTTACATCAAAAGCAAATGATGCCTGGGAAGAGGCCAGGGAGAATAATGATTTTGATAGATATCTTCCATACCTTGAGAAGATTGTAGAGTTTAAGAGGAAAGCTGTTGAAATTTACGGTTATGAAAACCATCCATATGATGCGCTCCTCGATGAATTTGAGCCTGGCCTTACAGTTGAAAAGCTCGATCCATTGTTTGTTAAATTAAGAGAATCTAGCTCTGATTTACTTAGAAGGATTCAAGAGTCATCATACAAGCCGCCAGTAGAAATATTTGAACAGGCCTATTCAGTAGAAAAGCAAAAAGAATTCAATCGTTACATTCTGCCGCTGATCGGCTTCGATATGGAAGCTGGGAGGCTGGATGAAACGGTCCATCCTTTTGCGCAAACTGTGAATACGGGAGATGTAAGGATTACGACGAGATACCTTGAAAATAATGTCCGCTCTGCGATTTTCGGAACGATTCATGAAGCAGGACACGGTATTTATGAGCAAAACATCAATCCTGAATTTCAGGATTCAGTCCTTCAGGAAGGGGCTTCTTTTGGCATCCATGAATCCCAGTCACGTTTTCTTGAAAACATGGTGGGACGCAGCGAGGAGTTCTGGAAGTATTTCTATCCAAAGCTGCAGGAACATTTTCCGGAACAACTAGGAAATGTGGAATTGGATGATTTCTATCGTGCCACGAATGCTGTTCAGCCATCCTTCATCCGGGTAGAGGCAGATGAGCTCACTTATAATCTTCATATAATGGTTCGCTATGAAATTGAGAAGGCATTGATTGCCGGGGAAATAGAGGCAAAAGATCTTCCTGGAATCTGGAACGAGAAAATGAATGACTATCTCGGCATTACACCATCAACTGACAGTGAAGGGGTCCTTCAGGATATCCACTGGTCGTTCGGAGGGCTGGGGTACTTCCCGTCATACTCTCTTGGGAATCTGTACGCAGCGCAACTCCTGCACAAAGTGAAGAAAGATTTACCAGGTTTCTATGAAAGTATTGAGCAGGGTAATTTCGCAGTGGTCCAGGACTGGTTACGGGAGAATATCCATCAGTATGGCATGCTGTATACTCCAAATGAACTGATTGTAAAAGCTACTGGCGAAGAATTGAATGCGGATTATCTGGTACAGTACCTGGAAGAGAAATATAGCAAGGTATACAAACTATAATTCCAGTGAGAAAATGGGGTAAAACATATGACGCCAATTGTTTCAGAGGAATATAAGGAAAAGAAGCGTCAGGAAATTTTGCAGAGTGCCCATGTTTGTTTTGCCGAAAAGGGGTTTGAAGCATCTACTGTTGATGATATTGTTGCCCACTCTGGCCTGAGCAAAGGGGCGATTTATAATTACTTCAAAAGTAAGGATGAAATCTATCTTGCCTTGATGGAAGGGCAAACGAATAACTCTGGGAGTGAATTTACAAAAGCGATAGCTGAGCGAAAGACAGCCTTGGATAAGCTCAATTACTTGTTTGAAGCCTACCAGGATAATGATCCG
It contains:
- a CDS encoding carboxypeptidase M32; amino-acid sequence: MEQKVVNQSIMSALEKFNELDEKISHFNSILGLLSWDQKVISPKKGRSIFANANGTLRTEAFKLTVSEEMGELLSTLTTPEAEEQLEEASKAKVRERLKFYNRSKSIPAEMIKDFSVLTSKANDAWEEARENNDFDRYLPYLEKIVEFKRKAVEIYGYENHPYDALLDEFEPGLTVEKLDPLFVKLRESSSDLLRRIQESSYKPPVEIFEQAYSVEKQKEFNRYILPLIGFDMEAGRLDETVHPFAQTVNTGDVRITTRYLENNVRSAIFGTIHEAGHGIYEQNINPEFQDSVLQEGASFGIHESQSRFLENMVGRSEEFWKYFYPKLQEHFPEQLGNVELDDFYRATNAVQPSFIRVEADELTYNLHIMVRYEIEKALIAGEIEAKDLPGIWNEKMNDYLGITPSTDSEGVLQDIHWSFGGLGYFPSYSLGNLYAAQLLHKVKKDLPGFYESIEQGNFAVVQDWLRENIHQYGMLYTPNELIVKATGEELNADYLVQYLEEKYSKVYKL